A section of the Catalinimonas alkaloidigena genome encodes:
- a CDS encoding TetR family transcriptional regulator C-terminal domain-containing protein, which yields MGRKSLKDERQKKIIKAFYRVAKKEGIENTSFAKVAKVLEMPPSLLVHYVNSKEELLLGLIDFILEKYRAIYQPAPQREGDALERLVSILDNIFSRKWNRLIDDGVFYSCFALVFRDPRIRTKFRELHLVLRQWLAETIQACMDQGVLTVQDATHTADLIFVISDGAYYYLSLIDDEAAYQERLQAYRQEAFRLLQLDELNVPSRE from the coding sequence ATGGGACGAAAAAGTCTGAAAGACGAACGCCAGAAAAAGATCATCAAAGCTTTTTACCGGGTCGCGAAAAAGGAAGGAATCGAAAATACCTCGTTTGCCAAGGTGGCCAAGGTGCTGGAGATGCCCCCGAGCCTGTTGGTGCATTATGTCAACTCCAAAGAAGAGCTGTTGCTGGGGCTGATCGATTTTATTCTGGAAAAATACCGGGCGATTTACCAACCCGCGCCGCAGCGCGAGGGCGATGCGCTGGAACGGCTCGTCTCCATTCTCGACAACATCTTTTCCCGCAAGTGGAACCGGCTGATCGACGACGGCGTCTTTTACAGTTGCTTTGCGCTCGTGTTCCGCGACCCGCGCATCCGCACCAAATTCCGGGAACTGCACCTCGTGTTGCGGCAATGGCTCGCCGAGACCATTCAGGCGTGTATGGACCAGGGCGTGTTGACGGTGCAGGATGCCACCCACACCGCCGACCTGATTTTTGTCATTTCCGACGGAGCGTATTACTACCTCAGCCTGATCGACGACGAGGCAGCGTACCAGGAACGGCTGCAGGCGTATCGTCAGGAAGCGTTCCGGTTACTACAACTCGACGAACTCAACGTGCCCTCCAGGGAGTAA
- a CDS encoding acyclic terpene utilization AtuA family protein → MNDTIRIGCGAGFSGDRLEPAVVLAAQGHLDFLVLECLAERTIALAQKRKRHDPAQGYDPLLERRLRPLLPLLKQKKFRIITNMGAAHPVAAAERVCALARELGLSLTVAAVTGDDVFAQLSGAEAALETGQPLHASGPLISANAYLGTDALLPALATDADLILTGRVADPSLFVAPLVHTFGWSLDDPERIGQATVIGHLMECAGQLTGGYFADPGKKDIPDFDRLGHPFVDVAADGTALFSKVPGTGGRLTLRTAKEQLLYEVMDPGRYFTPDVIADFTHVRLEEVGPDRIKASGGRGQARPDTLKVSVGYDAGFIGEGEISYAGANALGRAQLAGETIRRRLAADFPDLHIDYIGHTSVHRTVLGHPPDPYEIRLRVAGQATTAAQAALIGEEVEALYTNGPAGGGGARKYVREVVGIVSTLLPRAQVHPSVTLHHA, encoded by the coding sequence ATGAACGACACGATACGCATCGGCTGTGGTGCCGGCTTTTCGGGCGACCGCCTGGAACCGGCGGTGGTGCTGGCCGCACAGGGCCACCTCGATTTCCTCGTGCTGGAATGCCTCGCCGAACGCACGATTGCCCTGGCGCAGAAGCGCAAACGCCATGACCCTGCGCAAGGGTACGATCCATTGCTGGAACGTCGGCTGAGACCGCTGTTGCCGCTTCTCAAGCAAAAGAAGTTCCGCATCATCACCAACATGGGCGCGGCCCATCCCGTAGCCGCCGCCGAGCGCGTGTGCGCCCTCGCCCGGGAGTTGGGGCTTTCCCTTACGGTCGCGGCCGTGACGGGCGACGATGTGTTTGCACAACTGTCGGGCGCCGAAGCTGCGCTGGAAACCGGACAACCCCTCCACGCTTCCGGTCCGCTGATTTCGGCCAATGCCTACCTGGGTACCGACGCCCTGTTGCCCGCCCTGGCGACCGACGCCGACCTCATTCTGACCGGGCGAGTGGCCGATCCGTCTCTGTTCGTAGCGCCGCTGGTCCATACGTTCGGCTGGTCGCTCGACGACCCGGAACGCATCGGGCAGGCGACGGTGATCGGACACCTGATGGAATGCGCCGGCCAACTGACCGGGGGGTATTTTGCCGACCCCGGCAAGAAAGACATTCCTGACTTCGACCGGCTGGGCCATCCGTTTGTGGACGTGGCCGCCGACGGCACGGCGCTGTTCAGTAAAGTGCCGGGCACCGGCGGCCGACTGACCCTCCGCACGGCCAAGGAACAACTGCTCTACGAAGTGATGGACCCCGGCCGGTATTTCACGCCCGACGTAATCGCCGACTTCACGCACGTGCGGCTGGAAGAAGTCGGTCCCGACCGGATCAAAGCCTCCGGCGGACGGGGCCAGGCCCGACCCGACACGTTGAAAGTGAGCGTTGGTTACGACGCCGGCTTTATCGGAGAAGGAGAAATTTCCTACGCCGGCGCCAACGCGCTGGGCCGTGCCCAACTGGCCGGAGAAACCATACGGCGGCGTCTGGCGGCCGACTTTCCCGACCTGCACATCGATTACATCGGGCATACGTCCGTGCATCGCACCGTGCTGGGACATCCTCCCGATCCGTACGAAATCCGGTTGCGGGTGGCAGGCCAGGCCACGACAGCAGCGCAGGCGGCACTAATCGGCGAAGAAGTAGAAGCCCTCTATACGAACGGACCGGCCGGTGGCGGTGGCGCACGCAAATACGTCCGCGAAGTGGTGGGCATCGTCTCCACCCTACTTCCCCGCGCTCAGGTACATCCTTCCGTTACCCTTCACCACGCATGA
- a CDS encoding CitMHS family transporter, whose protein sequence is MLAFLGLLTIVLLLVLVMARIVSPVVALIAVPIATALAGGFASELPAFMTEGIQTIAPTAVMFIFAILFFGILMDAGTFDPIIARLLRAAGHHPPRITLVTALLAMLVHLDGSGAVTFLVTIPALLPLYDALGMRRTTLATIVALAAGTMNTLPWGGPTLRAATALDVPVTELFNPLLLPVTTGLLTVLGLAYGLGIQEQRRIAQPRAITVAEMAPATKPFARPRLLGFNLTLIVAAVGVLISGLAPPHVIFMVAFVMALTVNYPRLKEQRERIDAHAKAALLMASILLAAGCFTGILKGSGMIDAMANAAVEHIPPAIGNHLAVLTGLVSMPASLLFDPDSFYFGVLPLLGTTAEHFGGEALAVGRGALLGQMTTGFPVSPLTGATFLLIGLTGVDLGDHQRKTMPLAFLVTFVMLVVAIAVSAIPF, encoded by the coding sequence ATGCTTGCCTTCCTCGGATTGCTTACCATCGTGTTGCTGCTGGTGCTGGTCATGGCCCGGATTGTGTCGCCGGTGGTGGCCCTGATCGCGGTGCCGATTGCCACCGCCTTGGCGGGAGGCTTTGCCAGCGAACTGCCCGCGTTCATGACCGAAGGCATCCAGACCATCGCTCCGACGGCGGTGATGTTCATCTTCGCCATTCTTTTCTTCGGGATTCTGATGGACGCAGGTACCTTCGACCCGATCATCGCGCGGCTGTTGCGGGCGGCGGGCCACCATCCACCCCGCATTACGCTGGTTACGGCGCTGCTCGCCATGCTGGTACACCTGGACGGCTCGGGGGCCGTGACGTTTCTGGTGACCATTCCGGCGCTGTTGCCGTTGTACGACGCGCTGGGCATGCGCCGCACCACGCTGGCCACCATCGTGGCGCTGGCTGCGGGCACCATGAATACACTCCCCTGGGGTGGGCCTACGCTTCGCGCCGCCACTGCCCTGGATGTCCCCGTCACCGAACTGTTCAATCCGCTGCTCCTGCCCGTCACCACAGGGTTGCTGACCGTCCTGGGGCTGGCCTACGGGCTAGGGATTCAGGAACAAAGGCGGATCGCGCAGCCGCGGGCAATTACCGTCGCGGAAATGGCACCGGCCACCAAGCCGTTCGCGCGGCCACGGCTTCTGGGGTTCAACCTGACGTTGATCGTGGCGGCCGTCGGCGTGCTGATTTCCGGCCTGGCCCCGCCGCATGTCATTTTCATGGTGGCGTTTGTGATGGCCCTAACGGTGAACTACCCCCGCCTGAAGGAACAACGCGAACGAATCGACGCCCATGCCAAAGCCGCCCTACTCATGGCGAGCATTCTGCTGGCAGCCGGTTGTTTCACGGGCATTCTGAAAGGGTCGGGGATGATCGATGCCATGGCAAACGCAGCGGTGGAGCACATCCCGCCCGCCATCGGGAATCACCTCGCGGTGCTGACCGGGCTGGTGTCGATGCCGGCCAGCCTGTTGTTCGATCCTGATTCGTTTTACTTTGGCGTGCTGCCGCTGCTGGGCACCACGGCGGAACATTTCGGGGGTGAGGCGCTGGCGGTGGGGCGCGGGGCGCTGCTGGGGCAGATGACCACGGGCTTTCCGGTGAGTCCGCTGACGGGCGCTACCTTTCTCCTGATCGGGCTGACGGGCGTCGACCTGGGCGATCATCAACGCAAAACGATGCCGCTGGCGTTTCTGGTAACTTTTGTCATGCTGGTGGTCGCCATAGCGGTGAGCGCCATTCCGTTTTAA
- a CDS encoding carboxylesterase/lipase family protein: MTFPTYLCTLLLLSLFSAAPPTYDLKPVKTDAGLISGTTNADGSIRIFKGIPFAAPPVGELRWKAPQPAPAWKGVRACTQFGPSPMQGAPAPFSMWSEEFLIPKEPISEDCLYLNVWTGAQSADEKRPVLVWIYGGGFSSGGSAVPIYDGEAMAKKGIVFVSLNYRVGHFGFFAHPDLTKESGHGASGNYGLMDQIAGLHWVQRNIARFGGDPANVTIAGQSAGSMSVNGLVASPLARGLFTKAIAQSGANFSRGSATLAQAEAAGQQVAQAVSASSLAALRKVPAATLLQQPQSVRGPIIDGYVLPEPIAAIFAGGHENPVTLLTGWNQDEGLLFGPIKNAADFRQQAEEQYGTEATTFLQFYPATTDDEAAASQLALSRDLIFGAQNYTWANVASDRERPVYVYRFTRKVPATGEYVKYGAFHTGEVPYAYDNLRFVNRPWEPVDRQLAETMSSYWTNFIKTGNPNGAGLPAWPAYTRKTQQIMDLGVAPSAKPLPDAATLDFLQSHLPTP; encoded by the coding sequence ATGACGTTTCCCACCTACCTCTGCACCCTGCTGTTGCTGAGTCTGTTCAGCGCAGCGCCCCCGACGTACGACCTGAAGCCTGTTAAAACCGATGCGGGACTGATTTCCGGCACCACCAACGCCGACGGCTCCATCCGGATTTTCAAGGGCATTCCGTTCGCGGCTCCGCCCGTAGGCGAACTGCGCTGGAAAGCACCGCAACCCGCTCCCGCCTGGAAAGGCGTGCGGGCCTGTACCCAGTTTGGTCCCAGTCCGATGCAGGGCGCGCCGGCTCCGTTCAGCATGTGGTCGGAAGAATTTCTCATTCCGAAAGAGCCCATTTCGGAAGATTGTCTCTACCTGAACGTCTGGACCGGCGCGCAATCGGCCGACGAAAAGCGGCCGGTGCTGGTCTGGATCTACGGCGGTGGGTTTTCGAGTGGCGGCAGTGCTGTGCCGATCTACGACGGCGAAGCGATGGCGAAGAAGGGAATCGTGTTCGTGAGCCTCAACTACCGCGTCGGCCACTTCGGCTTTTTTGCCCACCCCGACCTCACCAAAGAATCGGGGCATGGGGCCTCCGGCAACTACGGCCTGATGGATCAGATCGCGGGGCTACACTGGGTGCAGCGCAACATCGCGCGGTTCGGGGGCGATCCGGCCAACGTCACCATTGCGGGCCAGTCGGCGGGGTCGATGAGCGTCAACGGTCTGGTGGCGTCGCCGCTGGCGCGCGGCCTGTTTACCAAAGCCATTGCCCAGAGCGGTGCCAACTTTTCGCGGGGCAGCGCCACGCTGGCCCAGGCCGAAGCAGCGGGCCAGCAAGTTGCGCAGGCGGTCTCGGCGTCGTCGCTCGCGGCCCTGCGAAAGGTACCGGCCGCTACCCTGTTGCAACAGCCCCAGTCCGTGCGCGGCCCGATCATCGACGGGTACGTGCTGCCCGAGCCCATCGCCGCGATTTTTGCGGGCGGACACGAGAACCCCGTGACGTTGCTCACCGGCTGGAACCAAGACGAAGGTTTGCTGTTCGGTCCCATCAAGAACGCGGCCGATTTCCGCCAACAGGCCGAAGAACAGTACGGGACCGAGGCGACTACGTTTCTCCAGTTCTATCCCGCCACCACCGACGACGAAGCGGCTGCCTCGCAACTCGCCTTGTCTCGCGATCTGATTTTCGGCGCGCAGAATTATACGTGGGCCAATGTCGCGAGCGACCGGGAGCGGCCGGTCTACGTCTATCGCTTTACGCGGAAAGTGCCAGCCACCGGCGAGTACGTCAAGTACGGGGCCTTTCATACGGGTGAAGTGCCTTACGCATACGATAACCTGCGCTTCGTGAACCGACCCTGGGAGCCGGTCGACCGTCAATTGGCCGAGACCATGTCGTCCTACTGGACGAATTTCATCAAAACCGGCAACCCGAACGGCGCCGGACTGCCTGCGTGGCCGGCCTACACGAGAAAAACACAACAGATTATGGACCTGGGCGTGGCGCCATCTGCCAAACCGCTTCCCGATGCCGCCACCCTCGACTTCCTCCAATCGCATCTACCCACGCCCTGA
- a CDS encoding alpha/beta hydrolase, whose translation MLFLRYCLTVVFTLTSLCAGAARVDTLDVPSAAMHRTLRAAVVVPDLYQKAKKQSFPVLYLLHGGTGSYRDWLSKTPDPTLLHRLADQYHLIIVMPDGNPTSYYFDSPQDPTSQFETHLTQEVIATIDATYRTVRDRKGRVIAGLSMGGHGAFYLATQHPELYCAAGSMSGVMNIDTRTWQVPAEFAQSRAQNFAKLLGPPQDTLRPYPEYTAAGRLDRFKASDLHLIFDCGVDDFLIDTNRALHQLLLENGVPHDYTERPGAHTWAYWQNALPYQVLFLYQVLHTNGVTL comes from the coding sequence ATGTTGTTTCTCCGCTACTGCCTGACGGTAGTTTTCACGCTCACGAGCTTATGCGCCGGGGCCGCCCGGGTCGATACGCTCGACGTACCCAGTGCCGCGATGCACCGCACCCTGCGGGCCGCCGTGGTGGTGCCGGATTTGTATCAGAAAGCCAAGAAACAATCGTTTCCGGTGCTGTATCTGTTGCACGGCGGCACCGGCAGCTACCGCGACTGGCTCAGCAAAACGCCCGACCCCACCCTCCTGCACCGGCTGGCCGACCAGTACCACCTGATCATCGTGATGCCCGACGGCAACCCGACCAGCTATTACTTCGACAGTCCGCAGGACCCGACCAGTCAGTTCGAGACGCACCTCACGCAAGAAGTGATCGCCACGATCGACGCCACTTACCGCACGGTGCGCGACCGCAAGGGGCGGGTGATCGCCGGACTCTCGATGGGCGGCCACGGGGCGTTTTACCTCGCCACGCAACACCCGGAGTTGTACTGCGCGGCCGGTAGCATGAGTGGCGTGATGAACATCGACACCCGCACCTGGCAAGTACCGGCCGAATTTGCCCAGTCGCGCGCTCAGAACTTCGCGAAGCTGCTGGGACCGCCCCAAGATACACTGCGGCCGTACCCGGAGTACACGGCCGCAGGACGCCTCGATCGCTTCAAAGCCAGCGACCTGCACCTGATTTTCGACTGTGGCGTCGACGACTTTCTGATCGACACCAACCGGGCCCTGCACCAGCTGCTGCTGGAAAACGGCGTTCCCCACGACTACACCGAACGGCCCGGCGCACATACGTGGGCCTACTGGCAAAATGCGCTGCCCTACCAGGTACTTTTCCTCTACCAGGTTCTTCACACCAACGGCGTAACCCTATGA
- a CDS encoding RNA polymerase sigma-70 factor produces the protein MKAQNTLCLATTFAALRGDDVAAFRTLYHHFEPQLYAFALHLVRQREEAEEIVQEVFLKVWERRHTLDATLNFDGYLYRIARHLVYNKARHRVYEQAFRQYVVAAGIPTSSCTEEALAYQEVVALLEEIYATLPPIRRQVFLLSRVEGKSNSEIAQLLNTSKSNIENHLHKALKTIREKFKPYESVYTLALLSYWLGHP, from the coding sequence ATGAAGGCCCAAAACACCCTATGCCTGGCCACCACGTTCGCCGCACTCCGGGGAGACGATGTGGCCGCCTTTCGCACCCTATACCACCACTTCGAGCCCCAACTGTACGCGTTTGCCCTGCACCTGGTCCGGCAGCGGGAAGAAGCCGAAGAAATTGTGCAGGAGGTTTTTCTGAAGGTCTGGGAACGGCGACATACGCTGGATGCTACCCTGAACTTCGACGGCTACCTGTACCGCATCGCCCGGCATCTGGTCTACAACAAGGCGCGCCACCGCGTCTACGAGCAAGCCTTCAGACAGTACGTGGTGGCGGCCGGCATTCCTACGAGCAGTTGCACGGAAGAGGCCCTTGCCTACCAGGAAGTGGTCGCGCTTCTTGAAGAAATTTATGCGACCCTTCCCCCCATCCGGCGGCAGGTGTTTCTCCTGAGTCGGGTCGAAGGCAAAAGCAATTCGGAGATTGCCCAACTCCTCAACACCAGCAAAAGCAACATCGAAAACCATTTGCACAAAGCCCTGAAGACGATCCGCGAGAAGTTTAAACCTTACGAAAGCGTCTATACGCTGGCACTGCTGTCCTACTGGCTGGGCCATCCTTAA
- a CDS encoding FecR family protein — protein MNRALLDKFYRGECSPEEVRQVVAWFRTNELSPEQEPDFRALWEEAGQHPPDAHDADRLFRQIADQLPPPGEKRMSGKRRRLPAPAVWWKVAAVLVPLCVLGALVLWQPWRNPADVAYRSAATAPGERKTVHLPDGSVVFLHGNSRITYPETFTTGTRAIELQGEAFFEVAKDSLHPFVVQSGAIATRALGTSFNIRYRPNDGLTTVALATGVVQIEADASGTAQPLTRLVPGQQLAFQREAQRYAVSPFDAREVLGWMDGVLYFRNAGRAQVLRKLEDWYGVEIDVASADQAHEDWNYTGEYTHETLDKVLEGIGFVKGFTFERTGHHIQLIFHPSQHAMPQNPD, from the coding sequence ATGAACCGTGCCCTACTCGACAAGTTTTACCGAGGCGAATGCTCTCCGGAAGAGGTGCGGCAGGTCGTGGCCTGGTTCCGGACGAACGAACTGAGCCCGGAACAGGAGCCGGACTTCCGGGCGCTGTGGGAAGAGGCCGGACAACACCCACCCGACGCGCACGATGCCGACCGCCTTTTCCGGCAGATCGCCGACCAGCTGCCTCCGCCAGGGGAGAAGCGCATGAGCGGTAAAAGGCGCCGTTTGCCTGCCCCGGCAGTCTGGTGGAAAGTTGCGGCGGTGCTGGTGCCGCTTTGTGTGCTGGGAGCGCTCGTGCTGTGGCAGCCCTGGCGTAACCCGGCCGACGTGGCGTATCGTTCGGCTGCAACCGCGCCGGGCGAGCGGAAAACGGTCCACCTGCCCGATGGGTCGGTTGTTTTTCTGCACGGCAACAGCCGCATCACCTATCCCGAGACCTTTACCACCGGTACCCGCGCGATCGAACTGCAGGGCGAGGCGTTTTTCGAAGTGGCCAAAGACAGCCTGCATCCGTTCGTGGTGCAGTCCGGCGCCATTGCCACCCGCGCGTTGGGCACCTCGTTCAACATCCGCTACCGACCGAACGATGGCCTGACGACCGTAGCGCTGGCTACAGGCGTGGTGCAGATCGAAGCCGATGCGTCGGGCACCGCCCAACCGTTGACGCGGCTGGTGCCTGGGCAGCAGCTGGCGTTCCAGCGGGAGGCACAGCGCTATGCCGTCAGTCCGTTCGACGCCCGCGAAGTGCTGGGCTGGATGGACGGCGTGCTCTACTTCCGGAATGCCGGCCGGGCCCAGGTGCTCCGCAAACTGGAAGACTGGTACGGCGTCGAGATCGACGTGGCGTCGGCAGATCAGGCACACGAAGACTGGAACTATACCGGCGAATACACCCACGAAACGCTCGATAAGGTGCTGGAAGGCATTGGCTTCGTGAAAGGATTCACGTTTGAGCGCACGGGCCACCACATTCAACTCATTTTCCACCCATCACAGCACGCCATGCCACAGAACCCGGACTAA
- a CDS encoding SusC/RagA family TonB-linked outer membrane protein: protein MNHHLYLSCSGRVVACLLAWALLMPAFVVRAADRPVQEADIQNAKVTLSLTQATLREFIKSVESQTSLRFTYDEKELKTARPITVTAKNESLSKVLARITAETGLEFKLINNNIHIRLASVPRASEERLPPTGLDVTATITGRVTDPSGAGIPGVSIVVKETSKGTITDAAGQYAIDAEANDVLVFSFIGFTTREITVGNQTKIDVVMEENVQALSEVVVTALGIKREAKKLGYATSTVDTQELLSSRSPNVGTNLVGKVAGLNVQAPPTGPGGSAKIRIRGQSSFGGNNSPLIVVNGVPINNTPGGLGNGAGKGFAGEAKSDNGDGLQSINPEDIESMTVLKGAAAAALYGFRAKDGAILITTKSGTNQTGIGITISSTVQADRALDFTDFQYEYGQGEGGVRPQSVSDARSSGVWSFGERFDGQPTWQVDGQQHPYVPFEDRTHAFYRTGLMTQNSVALAGGTDKGSFRVSFANNDAQGIIPNSGFTRRSINLGLNYNLTDKLSTSVNVNYSNEYNKNPPVVSQQDYNINSTLYTLANSIDPRWMESAYKDPVTGNEINPARFTNRTNMYWSINERFENRKRDRLFGNAALRYQFTPWLYAQGRVGQDFFAITYEVNRPTGTAFLPPPPSGFNGNYYQNNETFRELNMDFLIGANHAFGAFSIDATFGGNTMDQTGQTLSTSVTNFFVRDLYTINNGQIKEPGYTYFRKRVNSLYGTVDLGWHEFLFLNLTGRNDWFSTLNPNSNSYLYPSVSTSFVFSQALTLPNWISFGKLRAAYAEVGGDTDPYTNQLFYTLNNNTLNGIPLGSISGTVSPNPNLRPLKVKELEVGLELSLWSNRVNLNLSAYNKNTEDEILNVDISNASGFGQTKVNVGRLRNQGVEMLLSVLPVRNDKLSWETALNFTYNKSEVLELANNQQRIDVGTGEFIGIVSHEVGKPLASLRGVDFRRDANGNVVTSDGRMLGGELVTYGSAIPTHIGGWLNTINFKGFRLFAQIDFKSGHKMLSNSNFNWYRHGLHKATLEGREGGVVFPSVTPEGEPNTTAVLPGTFYNGVRSFSIATPFVYDASFVRWRTLSLGYDLSKLLSGTFVKGLTLNAYINNFLMIRKHVDNLDPEAQYSASDNLSGLEAHSLPTTRGYGLNVTIKL, encoded by the coding sequence ATGAACCACCACCTTTACCTCTCATGCTCCGGGCGCGTCGTCGCCTGCCTGTTGGCGTGGGCGCTGCTGATGCCCGCCTTTGTGGTGCGGGCCGCAGACCGACCCGTGCAAGAAGCTGACATCCAGAACGCGAAGGTTACGCTTTCGCTCACCCAGGCTACGCTACGGGAATTCATCAAAAGTGTAGAGTCGCAAACCTCCCTGCGGTTTACGTACGACGAAAAAGAACTGAAAACCGCCCGTCCCATCACCGTCACGGCCAAAAACGAATCGCTCAGCAAAGTGCTGGCGCGCATCACGGCCGAAACCGGGCTGGAGTTCAAGCTCATCAACAACAACATCCACATCCGGCTGGCCAGCGTCCCCCGGGCGTCGGAAGAGCGCCTGCCGCCAACCGGGCTGGACGTTACTGCCACCATTACCGGGCGCGTCACCGACCCGAGCGGGGCGGGCATTCCGGGCGTGAGCATTGTGGTGAAAGAGACCAGCAAAGGCACCATCACCGACGCCGCAGGCCAGTACGCTATCGACGCGGAAGCCAACGACGTGCTGGTGTTTTCGTTCATCGGGTTTACAACGCGGGAGATCACGGTCGGCAACCAGACGAAGATCGACGTGGTGATGGAAGAAAACGTGCAGGCCCTGAGCGAAGTGGTGGTAACGGCGCTGGGCATCAAGCGGGAAGCCAAGAAGCTGGGCTACGCCACCTCTACGGTCGATACCCAGGAACTGCTCAGCAGCCGCTCGCCGAACGTGGGGACAAACCTGGTCGGCAAAGTTGCCGGACTGAACGTACAGGCACCGCCCACAGGTCCGGGTGGTTCTGCCAAGATCCGCATCCGGGGGCAGTCGTCGTTCGGCGGCAACAATTCACCCCTGATCGTGGTCAACGGTGTGCCCATCAACAACACACCCGGCGGGCTGGGCAACGGCGCGGGGAAAGGATTTGCCGGTGAGGCCAAGTCGGACAACGGCGACGGCTTGCAGAGCATCAACCCCGAAGACATCGAGTCGATGACCGTGCTGAAGGGCGCGGCCGCCGCGGCACTGTACGGCTTCCGGGCGAAAGATGGCGCCATCCTCATCACCACCAAATCGGGAACGAATCAGACGGGCATCGGCATCACCATTTCGTCGACCGTTCAGGCCGACCGGGCGCTGGACTTTACCGACTTTCAGTACGAGTACGGGCAGGGTGAAGGGGGCGTGCGCCCGCAGAGCGTGAGCGACGCCCGCTCGTCGGGCGTGTGGAGTTTCGGCGAACGATTCGACGGCCAGCCCACGTGGCAGGTCGACGGGCAGCAGCACCCGTACGTGCCGTTCGAAGACCGGACGCACGCGTTCTACCGCACCGGCCTCATGACGCAAAACAGCGTGGCCCTGGCCGGGGGCACCGACAAAGGGAGCTTTCGCGTTTCGTTCGCCAACAACGACGCGCAGGGCATCATCCCCAATTCCGGCTTTACGCGCCGGTCGATCAACCTGGGGCTGAACTACAACCTGACCGACAAGCTTTCCACCAGCGTCAACGTCAACTACTCGAACGAGTACAACAAGAACCCACCGGTGGTCTCGCAACAGGATTACAACATCAACTCCACGCTCTACACCCTGGCCAACAGCATCGACCCCCGCTGGATGGAAAGCGCCTACAAAGATCCGGTGACGGGCAACGAGATCAACCCGGCGCGCTTCACCAACCGGACCAACATGTACTGGTCGATCAACGAGCGTTTCGAAAACCGGAAGCGCGACCGCCTGTTCGGCAACGCCGCCCTGCGCTACCAGTTTACGCCCTGGCTCTACGCCCAGGGGCGCGTCGGACAGGATTTCTTCGCGATTACCTACGAAGTGAACCGCCCGACCGGCACGGCCTTCCTGCCGCCGCCGCCTTCGGGCTTCAACGGCAATTATTACCAGAACAACGAGACGTTCCGCGAACTGAATATGGACTTCCTGATCGGGGCCAACCACGCGTTCGGGGCGTTCAGCATCGACGCGACGTTCGGCGGCAACACCATGGACCAGACGGGCCAGACGCTGAGCACGTCGGTGACCAACTTCTTTGTGCGCGACCTGTACACCATCAACAACGGGCAGATCAAAGAACCCGGCTACACCTACTTCCGCAAGCGCGTCAACTCGCTGTACGGAACCGTCGATCTGGGCTGGCACGAGTTTCTGTTTCTGAACCTGACGGGCCGCAACGACTGGTTCTCGACCCTGAACCCGAATTCCAACAGCTACCTCTACCCGTCGGTGAGCACCAGCTTTGTGTTCAGCCAGGCCCTGACGCTGCCCAACTGGATCAGCTTCGGCAAACTGCGGGCGGCCTACGCGGAGGTGGGCGGCGACACCGATCCGTACACCAACCAGCTGTTCTACACGCTGAACAACAACACGCTGAACGGCATTCCGTTGGGCAGCATTTCGGGCACGGTCAGCCCCAACCCGAACCTGCGTCCGCTGAAGGTGAAAGAGCTGGAAGTGGGGCTGGAACTGAGTTTGTGGAGCAACCGGGTTAACCTGAACCTGTCGGCCTACAACAAGAATACGGAAGACGAAATCCTGAACGTCGACATTTCGAACGCATCCGGCTTCGGGCAGACCAAGGTCAACGTCGGCCGCCTGCGGAACCAGGGCGTGGAAATGCTGCTGAGCGTGTTGCCCGTGCGCAACGACAAGCTCTCGTGGGAGACGGCCCTGAACTTCACTTACAACAAGAGCGAGGTGCTGGAGCTGGCCAACAACCAGCAGCGCATCGACGTAGGCACCGGCGAATTCATCGGCATTGTGTCGCACGAAGTGGGCAAGCCGCTGGCCTCGTTGCGGGGCGTGGATTTCCGGCGCGACGCCAACGGCAACGTGGTGACGTCGGACGGGCGGATGCTGGGCGGCGAACTGGTGACGTACGGCAGCGCCATTCCCACGCACATCGGCGGTTGGCTTAACACCATCAATTTCAAGGGATTCCGGCTGTTTGCCCAGATCGACTTCAAGTCGGGGCATAAGATGCTCTCCAATTCCAACTTCAACTGGTACCGCCACGGGCTGCACAAAGCGACCCTCGAAGGCCGCGAAGGCGGGGTGGTGTTCCCGAGCGTGACGCCGGAAGGCGAACCCAACACCACGGCCGTGTTGCCCGGTACTTTCTACAACGGGGTGCGCAGTTTCAGCATCGCCACGCCGTTTGTCTACGACGCCAGTTTCGTGCGGTGGCGCACGCTTTCGCTGGGCTACGACCTGTCCAAACTTTTGAGCGGCACGTTCGTCAAGGGCCTGACCCTCAACGCCTACATCAACAATTTCCTGATGATCAGAAAGCACGTGGACAACCTGGACCCCGAGGCGCAGTATTCGGCTTCCGACAACCTGTCGGGACTGGAGGCGCACTCGCTGCCTACCACACGCGGCTACGGACTTAACGTGACCATCAAATTATAA